The region CGAAGATGCCAGCGGCAACGTGCGCAGCCTGTTCGGCCGTTCGGTCGAAGGCCTCGCCGCCGAACTGCCGGCCACCTCGCCCAAGCTGAGCCAGGCGCAGGCCCTGAGCGTGGCCAAGAGCGCCGCCCTCGGCAAGCGCGTCGGCGCGCTGCAGACGCGCAATGAAAGCAGCCGTCAGATGATCTACATCGACGACAACGGCCGCGCCCACATGGCTTATGTCGTCAACTACTTCGCCGATGCCGCCCAGGGCGGCGAGCCGACGCGTCCGTTCGTGATCGTCGACGCCAACAGCGGCAAGGTCCTGAAGCAGTGGGAAGGCCTGAACCACGCGCTGGTCGCCACCGGCCCCGGCGGCAACCAGAAGACGGGCCAGTACGAGTACGGCACCAACTTCGGCTTCAACGACGTCACGCAGAGCGGCAGCACCTGCACGATGAACAACGCCAACGTGAAGACCGTGAACCTCAATCACGGCACCAGCGGCAGCACGGCGTATTCGTTCACCTGCCCGCGCAACACGGTGAAGGCGATCAACGGCGCGTTCTCGCCGCTGAACGACGCTCACTACTTCGGCAAGGTCGTGTTCGACATGTACAACAGCTATGTCGGCCTGCCGCCGCTGACGTTCCAGCTGAGCATGCGCGTGCACTACAGCAACAGCTACGAGAACGCGTTCTGGGACGGCTCGGCCATGACCTTCGGCGACGGCCGCACCACGTTCTACCCGCTGGTGAGCCTGGACGTGTCGGCGCACGAAGTCTCGCACGGCTTCACCGAACAGCAGTCGGGCCTGATCTACTCGGGCCAGTCCGGCGGCATCAACGAAGCCTATTCCGACATCGCCGGCGAAGCCGCCGAGTTCTTCATGAACGGCACCAACGACTTCCTCGTCGGTGCGCAGATCTTCAAGGGCACCGGCGCGCTGCGTTACATGGCCAACCCGCCGCAGGACGGCCGTTCGATCGGTCACGCCAGCAACTACACCTCGGGCATGGACGTGCACTACTCGTCCGGCGTGTTCAACAAGGCGTTCTACCTGCTCGCCACCAAGGCCGGCTGGGATACGCCGAAGGCGTTCAAGGCCTTCGCCAAGGCGAACAAGGACTACTGGACCCCGAGCACCGACTTCATCAACGGCGCCTGCGGCGTCGAGAAGGCCGCCACGGATCTGGGCTATACCGTCGCCGACGTCTCGGCCGCGTTCCTGACCGTCGGCGTCGACTGCCCCGGCGGCCCGGGCCCGGGTCCGGGCACGACGTACACCAACGGCACCGACTACGCGATCAACGACAACTCCACCGTCGACAGCCCGATCACCGTGTCCGGCCGTACCGGCAATGCCCCGACCAACGCTTCGGTGTCGGTCAACATCATCCACACCTACCGCGGCGACCTGAAGGTCGACCTGGTGGCTCCGGATGGCTCGCTGTACAACATCAGCAACCGCGCCGGCGGCAGCGCCGACAACCTCAGCGGCACCTTCACCTTCAACCTGTCCAGCGAACCGCTCAACGGTACCTGGAAGCTGCGCGTGAACGACAACGCCAATGCGGACGTCGGCCGTATCGACACCTGGAGCATCACGTTCTGATCCGGATCGCTCCGGTAACGAACACGTCCGGTTGAGGACAAGGAAAACCCCGGCTACGGCCGGGGTTTTCTGTTCCGCGCGAGATCCCGTCTGCGATCGCGGGCGGTCGTACGGCAGGTTCCGGCTTGGAGCTCAGTAAGACACCACGTACTTGAAACCGCCGAAGATCATCCGCTTGCCGTCGAACGGCAAGGCCTTCGGGTCCATCATGTCGGCCAGGCGCGGGTCGGCCATGACCTTCTTGTTGATGCGATCGCGCTGCGCGCGCGACTTGTACACGATCCACGAAAACACGACGACCTCGTCCGGCTTGAGCTTCACCGCCTGCGGGAACGAGGTGGATTTGCCGGGCTTGACGTCGTCGGCGACCGATTCGACGTACTGCAGCGCGCCGAATTCCATCCATATCTTGCCGGCCTTGCGTGCGAGCCGGCGATAAGCGGCGAGATTCTTCTTCGGTACCGCCAATACGAAACCATCGACGTAACTCATACCTCCTCCTAGCGGGGACAGTCCCCGGTTTCAAGGGCGAAACAGGTCCGATTACGAACCGGTTCCACTCGGAAGCTGCGTCCGGACTAGCGCGCCTGCCTGCCATCGCGTATCGGTATGGCGGACCGGCAGCGACGCTGCGCAGGAAGCAGCGATAGCCGCGCCTGCAATGACGGGCCCGCGCAGGAGTAACCCAGCCACTGGAAACGCAGCGTGATCATTGCGTGGAATCGGGCGCTGGACCAGTGCACCGGCTGGGCAACGACGGCGCGGCCTGGCGTGGCCCCTGACGCGGACCGCTCGGCGATCGTCGGGCGGTGCGTCAAAACAGACGCGCCGCCTCGAAGGCGGCGCGTTGCGTCATAGATTTGCCGAGGCCCGCTCGGCGGCTCGCTGCTTATTCGGCGGCGACTGCCTCGACCTGGATGCGCAGATCCACGTTCATGCTGAAACCGTACTCCTTGCCGGCCGCCATGCCGAACTGGTCGCGCTGGAAGCTCGCGCTGGCGTCGGCGCCGCACAGCTCGCGCTTGAGCATCGGATGCGGGATGCATTTGAACTTGGCGATCTTCAGGCTCAGCGGCTTGGTCACGCCGTGCAGGGTCAGCTCGCCGTCGACCCGGGTCGGCGCGCCGGCGACGAAATCGGCGAACTTGCCTTTGTAGGTCGCGGTCGGAAACTTGGCGGTGTCGAACAGCTCGGGCTTGTTGGCATGCTCGTTCATCGCATCCAGGCCGAAGTCGATGCTCTTCGTATCGATCGTGACCTCGACCGTACCGCTGCCGGCCTTCTTGTCGAGCACGACCGTGCCCTCGGACTTGTTGAATTTGCCGCGCCACACCGACACGCCCATGTGATCGGCTTCGAAACTCGGATAGGTATGCGAAGGATCGATCTTGTAGGCGACCGGCGCCGCCTGAGCGCCGCCTGCGAGGGACGAACCGGCCAACAGCGCCAACGTAGCCAGAGCCGAACGGGTGACTGAGTTCATCGCGGAAATCCGAGCTGGAGGTGCCGGCAAACTAGCACCGTCGCTTCGCGGGCCGCAACCGCGAGCGCCCGAACTGAGCGCTTACGCTCAAACTCGTCATTCCGGCGTCATCTGTGCGTCAGCTCGCGCCTGTTCATTCCGATGCCGGCGCAAAAAAAACGCCGCCCGAAGGCGGCGTTTTCCTGGATCGTTACACCGGCCGTATCAGGCTTCCGGCGACGAAGGCTCCTGCGCATCCGCGGCCGGAGCGGCCTCGACCGCGCCGCCCGGCACCGCCGGCAGGTCGGTCTCGCCGCCTTCTTCGGCATCGTCCAGCGATGCGTCGAGGCGTTCGATGGTCTGCAGGTTTTCGTTCTCGGCCAAACGCATCAGGGTCACGCCCTGGGTGTTGCGGCCGACCTGCGAAATGCCGTCGGCGCGCGTGCGCACCAGGGTGCCGCCGTCGGAGATCATCAGCACTTCGTGGTGGTCGCTGAGCTGGATCGCACCGACCAGGGCGCCGTTGCGGTCGGTGGTCTTCAGCGCGATCACGCCCTGGGTGCCGCGGCCCTTGCAGGGGTATTCCTCGACCGCGGTGCGCTTGCCGAAACCGCGCTGGCTGGCGGTCAGGATGTCGCCGTCGCCGTCGATCACCACCATGCTGACGACGAAGGCGTTGCTCGCGCCCTCGTCGCCTTCGGCCAGACGGATGCCGCGCACGCCGGTCGCGGTGCGGCCCATCGCGCGCACCGAGCTCTCGGAGAAGCGCACGGCCTTGCCGTTGCTCGCGAACAGCATCACGTCGCGCTGACCGTCGGTCAGAGCCACATCGACCAAGGCGTCGCCGTCGTCGAGGTTGATCGCGATCTTGCCGCGCGCCAGACGGAAGGCGAACTCGCTCAGCGGGGTCTTCTTGACCGTGCCGTTACGGGTGGCGAAGAACACGAAGTGATCGTCGTCGTAGGCGCGCACCGGCAACACCGCCTGCACCTGCTCGCCGGCTTCCAGCGCCAGCCAGTTGATGATCGGACGGCCGCGCGCGTTCGGGCCGGCATCCGGCAGTTGGTGCACGGACAGCCAGAACACCCGGCCGGCGCTGGTGAAGGTCAGCAAGGTGTCGTGGGTGTTGACCAACCACAGCTTGTCGATGAAATCCTCGTCCTTGGTCGAGGCCGCATTGCGGCCCTTGCCGCCGCGCTTCTGCGCGCGATAGGCGCTGACCGGCTGGCGCTTGGCGTAGCCCGAATGCGACAGGGTCACGACCACGTCTTCCGGCGCGATCAGGTCGAGGA is a window of Lysobacter antibioticus DNA encoding:
- a CDS encoding DUF1428 domain-containing protein; amino-acid sequence: MSYVDGFVLAVPKKNLAAYRRLARKAGKIWMEFGALQYVESVADDVKPGKSTSFPQAVKLKPDEVVVFSWIVYKSRAQRDRINKKVMADPRLADMMDPKALPFDGKRMIFGGFKYVVSY
- a CDS encoding M4 family metallopeptidase; this translates as MNRNVSPTLHALSIAMSFALISGAAGAAQRVDLHQKDVAQLNKQYQAAIAKSGAAAKANVRHAELIALDSNSSLTVLKSSQDDNGTRNYRYQQSFRGVPIFGEHVVVSEDASGNVRSLFGRSVEGLAAELPATSPKLSQAQALSVAKSAALGKRVGALQTRNESSRQMIYIDDNGRAHMAYVVNYFADAAQGGEPTRPFVIVDANSGKVLKQWEGLNHALVATGPGGNQKTGQYEYGTNFGFNDVTQSGSTCTMNNANVKTVNLNHGTSGSTAYSFTCPRNTVKAINGAFSPLNDAHYFGKVVFDMYNSYVGLPPLTFQLSMRVHYSNSYENAFWDGSAMTFGDGRTTFYPLVSLDVSAHEVSHGFTEQQSGLIYSGQSGGINEAYSDIAGEAAEFFMNGTNDFLVGAQIFKGTGALRYMANPPQDGRSIGHASNYTSGMDVHYSSGVFNKAFYLLATKAGWDTPKAFKAFAKANKDYWTPSTDFINGACGVEKAATDLGYTVADVSAAFLTVGVDCPGGPGPGPGTTYTNGTDYAINDNSTVDSPITVSGRTGNAPTNASVSVNIIHTYRGDLKVDLVAPDGSLYNISNRAGGSADNLSGTFTFNLSSEPLNGTWKLRVNDNANADVGRIDTWSITF
- a CDS encoding YceI family protein, translated to MNSVTRSALATLALLAGSSLAGGAQAAPVAYKIDPSHTYPSFEADHMGVSVWRGKFNKSEGTVVLDKKAGSGTVEVTIDTKSIDFGLDAMNEHANKPELFDTAKFPTATYKGKFADFVAGAPTRVDGELTLHGVTKPLSLKIAKFKCIPHPMLKRELCGADASASFQRDQFGMAAGKEYGFSMNVDLRIQVEAVAAE